A genomic region of Micromonospora sp. NBRC 110009 contains the following coding sequences:
- a CDS encoding YdeI/OmpD-associated family protein, whose product MPAEPPELVVADGPAWRDWLGAHHTDPTGVWLVLAKRGTTVPTSLGYDEALEEALCHGWIDGQVRRRDEATYRQRFTPRRQRSPWSARNVGIVERLTAQGRMHPAGLAEVDRARADGRWDAAYAGQSTAEPPAELLAALAAEPRARQMFDLLTAQNRYAVIYRVSSAKRADTRSRRIGEFVAMLARGETIYPQRRTLGDARD is encoded by the coding sequence GTGCCCGCTGAGCCGCCCGAGCTGGTCGTCGCCGACGGGCCCGCCTGGCGGGACTGGCTCGGCGCGCACCACACCGACCCGACCGGGGTGTGGCTGGTGCTCGCCAAGCGGGGCACCACCGTCCCCACCAGCCTCGGCTACGACGAGGCGCTGGAGGAGGCGCTCTGCCACGGGTGGATCGACGGCCAGGTGCGGCGCCGCGACGAGGCCACCTACCGGCAGCGGTTCACCCCGCGCCGGCAGCGCAGCCCCTGGTCGGCCCGGAACGTGGGCATCGTGGAGCGGTTGACGGCACAGGGGCGGATGCACCCGGCCGGCCTCGCGGAGGTGGACCGGGCCCGGGCCGACGGTCGCTGGGATGCCGCGTACGCCGGACAGTCCACCGCGGAACCCCCGGCCGAGCTGCTGGCCGCGCTGGCCGCCGAACCCCGGGCCCGGCAGATGTTCGACCTGCTCACCGCGCAGAACCGGTACGCGGTGATCTACCGGGTCAGCAGCGCGAAGCGGGCCGACACCCGCAGCCGGCGGATCGGCGAGTTCGTGGCGATGCTGGCCCGCGGCGAGACGATCTACCCGCAGCGACGCACCCTCGGCGACGCCAGGGACTGA
- a CDS encoding siderophore-interacting protein, whose protein sequence is MTTAAVALRYRFHAARVAATRRVGASLVRVTFHGADLADFAGGGRDQSVSLFLPHPGQPAPVVPVEAGEDWYAAWRALDPQVRAVMRSYTIRAQRPERAEVDIDFVRHGDTGPATRWAGRARPGDPVLLLGPAVADERSVRFQPPTGTDAVLLVADETALPAVGGILDWLPAGTPARAFVEVPAAGDIQPLATGARAEVTWLVRGATAPGGALLADTLRAARLPGASPYAWIAGESAMVRAARRHLVGERGLDRARVTFAGYWRRGASEEDLRAEAETA, encoded by the coding sequence GTGACCACGGCGGCCGTCGCCCTGCGGTACCGGTTCCACGCCGCCCGGGTGGCCGCCACCCGCCGGGTCGGCGCCTCCCTGGTCCGGGTCACCTTCCACGGCGCCGACCTCGCCGACTTCGCCGGCGGCGGCCGGGACCAGAGCGTCTCCCTCTTCCTGCCCCACCCCGGGCAGCCCGCCCCGGTCGTCCCGGTCGAGGCGGGGGAGGACTGGTACGCGGCCTGGCGCGCCCTCGACCCGCAGGTCCGGGCGGTGATGCGCTCGTACACCATCCGCGCCCAGCGCCCGGAGCGGGCCGAGGTGGACATCGACTTCGTCCGGCACGGCGACACCGGCCCGGCCACCCGCTGGGCCGGGCGGGCCCGCCCCGGCGACCCGGTGCTGCTGCTCGGCCCGGCCGTGGCCGACGAGCGCAGCGTCCGCTTTCAGCCGCCCACCGGCACCGACGCCGTGCTGCTGGTGGCCGACGAGACCGCGCTGCCCGCGGTCGGCGGCATCCTCGACTGGCTGCCCGCCGGCACCCCGGCCCGGGCCTTCGTCGAGGTGCCCGCCGCCGGCGACATCCAACCGCTGGCCACCGGCGCCCGCGCCGAGGTGACCTGGCTGGTCCGTGGTGCCACCGCACCGGGCGGCGCCCTGCTGGCCGACACGCTGCGCGCGGCGCGGCTGCCCGGCGCCAGCCCGTACGCCTGGATCGCCGGGGAGTCGGCCATGGTGCGGGCCGCCCGCCGGCACCTCGTGGGCGAGCGCGGCCTGGACCGGGCCCGGGTCACCTTCGCAGGCTACTGGCGGCGGGGGGCGTCCGAGGAGGACCTCCGCGCCGAGGCCGAAACCGCCTGA
- a CDS encoding ABC transporter substrate-binding protein, with product MPDTLSGRRLTRRGLLAAGGAAGLAALLAGCGRDGGTAATAPTGGPWSFTDDRPQQVDAAARPSRVVAFTGVAAALVDFGLDTQIVGVFGETKKSDGSPEPQAGDLDIGRVEIIGNAWGEFNLERYAALRPDLLVTHMYDPGALWYVPDESKAKILPLAPSVAVTTARVPMTRPIERYAQLAASLGADLSAPKVTEAKARFTAAADAVRQAVQANPGIRVMAASGSPDLFYVSNPKVSTDLMYFAELGVDLVLPTKLEQGDYFEALSWENAGTFPADLILLDNRPTALQPKDLAAKPTWTQLPAVRAGQVTPWDAAPRFSYGGAAPLLENLATAIRGAKKVTT from the coding sequence ATGCCCGACACCCTGTCCGGCCGCCGGCTCACCCGCCGCGGCCTGCTCGCCGCCGGTGGCGCCGCCGGCCTCGCCGCCCTCCTCGCCGGCTGCGGGCGGGACGGCGGCACCGCCGCCACCGCGCCGACCGGCGGACCCTGGTCCTTCACCGACGACCGCCCGCAGCAGGTCGACGCCGCCGCCCGGCCGTCCCGGGTCGTCGCCTTCACCGGGGTGGCCGCCGCCCTGGTCGACTTCGGACTCGACACCCAGATCGTCGGCGTCTTCGGCGAGACGAAGAAGTCCGACGGCAGCCCGGAGCCGCAGGCCGGCGACCTCGACATCGGGCGGGTCGAGATCATCGGCAACGCCTGGGGCGAGTTCAACCTGGAGCGGTACGCGGCGCTCCGCCCCGACCTGCTCGTCACCCACATGTACGACCCCGGCGCCCTTTGGTACGTCCCGGACGAGAGCAAGGCGAAGATCCTCCCGCTCGCGCCGAGCGTCGCGGTGACCACCGCCCGGGTGCCGATGACCCGCCCAATCGAGCGGTACGCCCAGCTCGCCGCGTCCCTCGGCGCCGACCTGTCCGCGCCGAAGGTCACCGAGGCGAAGGCCCGCTTCACCGCCGCCGCCGACGCCGTGCGCCAGGCGGTGCAGGCGAATCCGGGGATCCGGGTGATGGCCGCCTCCGGCAGCCCCGACCTGTTCTACGTCTCCAACCCGAAGGTCAGCACCGACCTGATGTACTTCGCCGAACTCGGCGTCGACCTGGTGCTGCCCACCAAGCTCGAACAGGGCGACTACTTCGAAGCGCTGAGCTGGGAGAATGCCGGCACGTTCCCGGCCGACCTGATCCTGCTCGACAACCGCCCCACCGCGCTGCAACCCAAGGACCTCGCCGCGAAGCCCACCTGGACGCAACTGCCCGCGGTCCGGGCCGGCCAGGTCACCCCGTGGGACGCGGCGCCCCGCTTCTCGTACGGGGGCGCGGCCCCGCTGCTGGAGAACCTGGCGACCGCCATCCGGGGCGCGAAGAAGGTCACCACGTGA
- a CDS encoding FecCD family ABC transporter permease — MPSPGRRRARAAGLLLGLLLLAAVAVLSIAVGAKPLALAEVWHGLTDPASPDYAVVHRMRLPRTLLGLTAGAALGVAGAAMQVLTRNPLADPGLLGINAGASAAVATATVLFGVTALDHQVWYALLGAALVTVGVHAVAGGRQATPARLALAGAALNAALYSYVSAVMLVDTTSLERLRFWTVGSLAGARTDTVPGLLPFVLAGLALALLVTRPLGALALGDDAARALGARPGLVRVAVVAAVTLLCGAATAACGPIVFVGLLAPHLVRAFTGPDPRRLLPWCAVFAPVLLLTADVAGRVLGRPGELQVGLVTAVLGGPLFLHLVRRGRVAP; from the coding sequence CTGCCGTCGCCCGGCCGACGTCGGGCCCGGGCCGCCGGCCTGCTGCTCGGGCTGCTGCTGCTCGCCGCGGTGGCGGTGCTCAGCATCGCCGTCGGCGCGAAACCGCTCGCCCTCGCCGAGGTCTGGCACGGCCTCACCGACCCCGCCTCCCCCGACTACGCCGTCGTGCACCGGATGCGGCTGCCCCGCACGCTGCTCGGCCTCACCGCCGGCGCGGCCCTCGGCGTGGCGGGCGCCGCCATGCAGGTGCTCACCCGCAACCCGCTCGCCGACCCCGGCCTGCTCGGCATCAACGCGGGCGCCTCCGCCGCCGTGGCCACCGCCACCGTCCTGTTCGGCGTGACCGCCCTGGACCACCAGGTCTGGTACGCGCTGCTCGGCGCCGCCCTGGTCACCGTCGGGGTGCACGCGGTGGCCGGCGGGCGGCAGGCCACCCCCGCGCGGCTGGCCCTGGCCGGCGCGGCACTCAACGCGGCCCTCTACTCGTACGTCAGCGCGGTCATGCTGGTCGACACCACCTCGCTGGAGCGGCTGCGGTTCTGGACGGTCGGCTCGCTGGCCGGCGCGCGCACCGACACCGTGCCCGGCCTGCTGCCCTTCGTCCTGGCCGGCCTGGCGCTCGCCCTGCTCGTCACCCGCCCGCTGGGCGCCCTCGCGCTCGGCGACGACGCGGCCCGGGCGCTCGGCGCCCGGCCCGGCCTGGTCCGGGTCGCGGTCGTCGCGGCCGTCACCCTGCTCTGCGGGGCGGCCACCGCCGCGTGCGGGCCGATCGTCTTCGTCGGGCTGCTCGCTCCCCACCTGGTCCGCGCGTTCACCGGGCCCGACCCGCGCCGGCTGCTGCCGTGGTGCGCGGTCTTCGCGCCCGTGCTGCTGCTGACCGCCGACGTGGCCGGCCGGGTGCTCGGCCGGCCGGGGGAACTCCAGGTCGGCCTGGTCACCGCCGTGCTCGGCGGGCCGCTCTTCCTGCACCTGGTCCGGCGGGGACGGGTGGCCCCGTGA
- a CDS encoding FecCD family ABC transporter permease, whose protein sequence is MIVLRLPGGLSLRLPARALAVGLAGALLALALAVLAVGAGDYPISPGAVLRVLAGGGSPADRFVVTELRLPRLATALAVGAALGLAGAVFQSLTRNPLGSPDVLGVTSGAATGALVVVVLGGGSAALAGAATTGGLATGALLFALAGRAGVGGQRLVLVGIGGTAILTGVNGWLLTRAPLMDAARAALWLTGSLDGRGWANATPVLAALAVLTPAVLLARAPALRLLEMGDDAAAALGVPVRRVRLASLGTAVLLVSLAAAAAGPVSFLALTAPHLARRLTRAPGPNLLPAAALGAALLVAADQVAQHAVAGHQLPVGVVTGVLGGGYLAWLLAGERGARR, encoded by the coding sequence ATGATCGTGCTGCGCCTCCCCGGCGGGCTGTCGCTGCGCCTGCCCGCCCGCGCCCTCGCGGTCGGCCTCGCCGGCGCCCTGCTCGCCCTGGCCCTCGCCGTGCTCGCGGTCGGCGCCGGCGACTACCCGATCAGCCCCGGCGCGGTGCTGCGGGTGCTGGCCGGCGGCGGCAGCCCCGCGGACCGCTTCGTCGTCACCGAACTGCGCCTGCCCCGGCTCGCCACCGCCCTCGCCGTCGGCGCCGCGCTCGGCCTGGCCGGCGCGGTGTTCCAGTCGCTGACCCGCAACCCGCTCGGCAGCCCGGACGTCCTCGGCGTCACCTCGGGCGCGGCCACCGGCGCGCTGGTGGTGGTCGTGCTCGGCGGCGGCAGCGCCGCCCTGGCCGGGGCCGCGACGACCGGCGGGCTCGCCACCGGCGCGCTGCTGTTCGCCCTCGCCGGACGGGCCGGCGTGGGCGGCCAACGGCTGGTCCTGGTGGGCATCGGCGGCACCGCGATCCTCACCGGCGTCAACGGCTGGCTGCTCACCCGCGCCCCGCTGATGGACGCGGCCCGCGCCGCGCTCTGGCTCACCGGCAGCCTGGACGGGCGCGGCTGGGCGAACGCCACCCCGGTGCTCGCCGCGCTGGCGGTGCTGACGCCCGCCGTGCTGCTCGCCCGCGCACCGGCGCTGCGGCTGCTGGAGATGGGCGACGACGCCGCGGCGGCGCTCGGCGTTCCGGTCCGCCGGGTGCGGCTGGCCAGCCTCGGCACGGCGGTGCTGCTGGTCTCGCTCGCCGCGGCGGCCGCCGGGCCGGTGTCGTTCCTCGCGCTGACCGCGCCGCACCTGGCGCGCCGGCTGACCCGCGCCCCGGGACCGAACCTGCTGCCGGCGGCCGCGCTGGGCGCGGCGCTGCTGGTCGCCGCCGACCAGGTGGCCCAGCACGCGGTCGCCGGCCACCAGCTGCCGGTCGGGGTGGTCACCGGCGTGCTCGGCGGCGGCTACCTCGCCTGGCTGCTCGCCGGCGAACGCGGCGCCCGGCGATGA
- a CDS encoding ABC transporter ATP-binding protein: MAPDTARLVGEALTLAYDRRTVAEDLTVAVPDGSFTVIIGPNACGKSTLLRALARLLRPTRGTVLLDGADIHRRPSRQVARTLGLLPQSAVAPDGLIVAELVARGRYPHQGLLRQWSREDERVVAEAMTDTGVAELADRPFDELSGGQRQRVWIAMALAQQTPLLLLDEPTTYLDIAHQVEVLDLCARLHEEQGRTLAAVLHDLHQAARYATHLVAMRDGRVVASGDPRRILTAELVEEVFRLPCRVVPDPETGTPLVVPTARRRTTVRG; encoded by the coding sequence ATGGCACCCGACACCGCCCGGCTGGTCGGCGAGGCGTTGACCCTCGCGTACGACCGGCGCACCGTCGCCGAGGACCTCACGGTGGCCGTCCCGGACGGCTCGTTCACCGTGATCATCGGGCCGAACGCCTGCGGCAAGTCGACCCTGCTGCGGGCCCTGGCCCGGCTGCTGCGGCCCACCCGCGGCACGGTGCTGCTCGACGGCGCGGACATCCACCGCCGGCCGAGCCGCCAGGTCGCCCGTACGCTGGGGCTGCTGCCCCAGTCCGCCGTCGCCCCGGACGGCCTCATCGTCGCCGAGCTGGTCGCCCGCGGTCGCTACCCGCACCAGGGCCTGCTGCGGCAGTGGTCCCGCGAGGACGAGCGGGTGGTCGCCGAGGCGATGACCGACACCGGGGTGGCGGAGCTGGCCGACCGGCCGTTCGACGAGCTCTCCGGCGGGCAGCGGCAGCGGGTGTGGATCGCCATGGCCCTCGCCCAGCAGACCCCGCTGCTGCTGCTCGACGAACCGACCACCTACCTGGACATCGCCCACCAGGTGGAGGTGCTGGACCTCTGCGCCCGGCTGCACGAGGAGCAGGGCCGCACCCTCGCGGCGGTGCTGCACGACCTGCACCAGGCGGCCCGGTACGCCACCCACCTGGTGGCGATGCGCGACGGGCGGGTGGTCGCGTCGGGCGACCCGCGCCGGATCCTCACCGCCGAGCTGGTCGAGGAGGTGTTCCGCCTGCCCTGCCGGGTCGTCCCGGATCCGGAGACCGGAACTCCCCTGGTGGTCCCGACCGCCCGACGCCGGACCACCGTGCGCGGCTGA
- a CDS encoding potassium transporter Kup — translation MSEQPNDERSAAVDSGPAAGGAAGLALLLGALGVVYGDIGTSPLYALKTVFTLDRGLVPDAPDVFGVISLVFWSITLIVSIKYVSFILRADNDGEGGVMALAALARRALGEAGARRGGTVLALGALGAALFYGDSVITPAISVLSAVEGLEVTSPGWAVVVLPVSAVILTLLFVIQRWGTGRVGAVFGPIMLVWFACLGVVGAAEVFRHPSVLAGLSPTYAVLFVVDHPVIAFVAMGAVVLAITGAEALYADMGHFGRAPIRRAWFAIVFPALTLNYLGQGALILRAPESRDNPFFLLVPEWARLPMVVLATVATVIASQAVISGAFSVSREAMRLGFLPHLRIRQTSLREYGQIYAPGVNWSLFAAVMLVTFAFGSSTNLAAAYGVAVTGTFLITTTLFLVVARALWHWSTRRVVLFGVVFGSLELVFFTANLAKVSHGGWLTLLIAIVVFTVLLTWRRGAELVTPRRTELEGPLAEFIDKLHAMNIPLVPGTAVFPHPNKETTPLALRANVAHNHIRHERIVIISGQTANVPHIPWDQRLTIDDLGDPNDGIIHITAVFGFQDLTDFPEVLRRVATDPLAAGVAHDEVSYFVSRITLRCTRRPGMATWRKRLFIGLAHNAASQAEFLRLPEERTIVLSAEVPV, via the coding sequence GTGTCGGAGCAACCGAACGACGAGCGGTCCGCGGCCGTCGACAGCGGGCCAGCGGCCGGCGGGGCGGCTGGCCTGGCGTTGCTGCTGGGCGCGTTGGGTGTGGTGTACGGCGACATCGGCACCAGCCCGCTGTACGCGCTGAAGACCGTCTTCACCCTCGACCGCGGCCTGGTCCCGGACGCCCCGGACGTGTTCGGCGTGATCTCGCTCGTCTTCTGGTCGATCACGCTGATCGTGTCGATCAAATACGTCAGCTTCATCCTGCGGGCCGACAACGACGGGGAGGGCGGGGTGATGGCGCTGGCCGCACTCGCCCGACGGGCGCTGGGCGAGGCCGGCGCCCGGCGGGGCGGCACCGTGTTGGCGCTCGGGGCGCTGGGCGCCGCCCTGTTCTACGGCGACAGCGTGATCACCCCGGCGATCTCGGTGCTGTCGGCGGTGGAGGGTCTGGAGGTCACCTCCCCGGGGTGGGCGGTGGTGGTGCTGCCGGTCTCGGCGGTGATCCTCACCCTGCTGTTTGTCATCCAGCGCTGGGGCACCGGACGGGTCGGTGCCGTGTTCGGGCCGATCATGCTGGTCTGGTTCGCCTGCTTGGGCGTGGTCGGCGCGGCCGAGGTGTTCCGTCACCCGAGCGTCCTGGCCGGGCTGTCACCGACGTACGCGGTCCTGTTCGTCGTGGACCACCCGGTCATCGCGTTCGTCGCGATGGGCGCCGTGGTGCTGGCGATCACCGGCGCCGAGGCGCTCTACGCCGACATGGGCCACTTCGGCCGCGCCCCGATCCGCCGGGCCTGGTTCGCGATCGTGTTTCCCGCGTTGACGCTCAACTACCTGGGTCAGGGCGCGCTGATCCTCCGGGCACCGGAGAGCCGGGATAACCCGTTCTTCCTTCTCGTTCCGGAGTGGGCGCGGCTACCGATGGTCGTGCTGGCCACCGTGGCCACCGTGATCGCGTCCCAGGCGGTGATCTCCGGGGCGTTCTCGGTGTCCCGGGAGGCCATGCGGTTGGGCTTCCTGCCGCACCTGCGTATCCGGCAGACCTCCCTCCGCGAGTACGGGCAGATCTACGCGCCCGGGGTGAACTGGAGCCTGTTCGCGGCCGTCATGCTGGTGACGTTCGCGTTCGGCTCGTCCACGAACCTCGCTGCCGCCTACGGGGTGGCGGTCACCGGCACCTTCCTGATCACCACGACCCTGTTCCTGGTCGTCGCGCGGGCGCTGTGGCACTGGTCCACCCGGCGGGTGGTGCTGTTCGGGGTCGTCTTCGGCAGCCTCGAGCTGGTCTTCTTCACCGCGAACCTGGCCAAGGTCAGCCACGGTGGCTGGTTGACCCTGCTCATCGCGATCGTCGTGTTCACCGTCCTGCTGACGTGGCGGCGCGGGGCCGAGCTGGTCACGCCACGACGGACCGAGCTGGAAGGTCCGCTGGCGGAGTTCATCGACAAGCTGCACGCCATGAACATCCCGTTGGTGCCGGGCACCGCCGTCTTCCCCCATCCGAACAAGGAGACGACTCCGCTGGCCCTGCGCGCCAACGTCGCGCACAACCACATCCGGCACGAGCGAATCGTGATCATCTCCGGCCAGACCGCGAACGTCCCGCACATCCCGTGGGATCAGCGGCTGACCATCGACGACCTCGGCGACCCGAACGACGGCATCATCCACATCACCGCCGTCTTCGGCTTCCAGGACCTCACCGACTTCCCCGAGGTGCTGCGCCGCGTCGCCACCGACCCCCTGGCCGCCGGGGTGGCCCACGACGAGGTCTCCTACTTCGTCTCGCGGATCACCCTGCGGTGCACCCGTCGCCCCGGCATGGCCACCTGGCGCAAGCGGCTGTTCATCGGCCTCGCCCACAACGCCGCCAGTCAGGCCGAGTTCCTGCGCCTGCCCGAGGAACGCACCATCGTCCTCAGCGCCGAGGTCCCCGTCTGA
- a CDS encoding L,D-transpeptidase, whose product MELRRRLRLLSVTIAATPLVLAGCTADHLPGARQAKAAPPQLTVTPGDRARDVPISAEVGTVVKGGKVTSVRLTDDKGTQVPAEPREDGSSWVPTRPLRNSRTYTAEVTATGAGGRTTTQRTTFTTTATSSKPAVTSVLNVTGDQTYGTALPVVVTFDPGIPKAARADVQRRLFVRTDPPQPGTWSWLGDGTQVEYRAPDFWTPGTKISVRSALEGLPIGKDAIGDADRSATAKVGQQVSLDIDNATKQMSVYRGGKLLRKVPVSLGKPSTPTSSGNMVIMEKFDYTTFDTRGDPMGGYVVDVEDAQRLTNGGEFIHAAPWSEGDQGSTNVSHGCTNVSSTNADWLMGITHVGDLVTVKGTEVTLDAGNGWTAWNVSWDEFAKGSALPVPAGLKPTVGATPHPGVVAGGSAPAPARSGAGG is encoded by the coding sequence ATGGAGCTGAGGCGGCGATTGAGGCTGCTGTCGGTGACCATCGCGGCCACACCGTTGGTCCTCGCCGGGTGCACGGCCGACCACCTGCCGGGTGCCCGGCAGGCGAAGGCGGCCCCGCCGCAGCTGACGGTGACGCCGGGCGACCGGGCGCGGGACGTGCCGATCAGCGCCGAGGTGGGGACCGTCGTCAAGGGCGGGAAGGTCACCTCGGTGCGGTTGACCGACGACAAGGGCACCCAGGTGCCGGCCGAGCCGCGGGAGGACGGGTCGAGCTGGGTGCCGACCCGTCCGTTGCGGAATTCGCGGACGTACACGGCGGAGGTGACGGCGACCGGTGCGGGCGGGCGGACGACCACGCAGCGGACGACGTTCACCACGACGGCCACGTCGAGCAAGCCGGCGGTCACCAGCGTCCTGAATGTCACCGGCGACCAGACGTACGGGACGGCGCTGCCGGTGGTGGTCACCTTCGACCCGGGCATTCCCAAGGCGGCCCGGGCGGACGTGCAGCGCCGGTTGTTCGTGCGGACGGATCCGCCGCAGCCGGGCACCTGGTCCTGGCTGGGCGACGGCACTCAGGTCGAATACCGGGCGCCCGACTTCTGGACGCCCGGCACGAAGATCAGCGTGCGGAGCGCCCTGGAGGGGCTGCCGATCGGCAAGGACGCCATCGGCGACGCCGACCGTTCCGCCACCGCCAAGGTCGGCCAGCAGGTCTCGCTCGACATCGACAACGCCACCAAGCAGATGTCCGTCTACCGGGGCGGCAAGCTGTTGCGGAAGGTCCCGGTGAGCCTCGGCAAGCCGAGCACGCCGACCTCCAGCGGCAACATGGTGATCATGGAGAAGTTCGACTACACCACGTTCGACACCCGGGGCGACCCGATGGGCGGCTACGTGGTGGACGTCGAGGACGCCCAGCGGCTCACCAACGGTGGCGAGTTCATCCACGCCGCGCCGTGGTCGGAGGGGGACCAGGGCAGCACCAACGTCTCGCACGGCTGCACCAACGTGTCCTCCACCAACGCCGACTGGCTGATGGGGATCACGCACGTCGGTGACCTGGTGACGGTCAAGGGCACCGAGGTGACGCTGGACGCGGGCAACGGCTGGACCGCCTGGAACGTCAGCTGGGACGAGTTCGCCAAGGGCAGCGCGCTGCCCGTACCGGCCGGCCTGAAGCCCACTGTCGGTGCCACGCCGCATCCGGGCGTGGTGGCCGGCGGCTCGGCGCCCGCCCCCGCCCGCTCCGGCGCCGGGGGCTGA
- a CDS encoding D-alanyl-D-alanine carboxypeptidase family protein: MTVIRIAAVALSAVLTTPAVAAGSSTAAAVPYVPCPAVKPPVAPPAAPSPPPVSPADLAVGGAALATAGLSIPAGAPTAPAVTATSWLVADLDSGAVLGGCGPHERRTPASVQKMLLAAALMPRLDPTQTVEVTRADLHDLDPASSVMGVAEGGRYSIESLWLGLLLRSGNDAANVLARVGGGAAGRQGGVRAMNDEAHRLGANQTHAATPSGLDGPGQYTSAYDLALIARATYARPDFRRYIATRAAEIPAGSGTPGLSLTHDNTLLDHYPGTLGGKTGFTDLARQTYVGVAERNGRRLAVTLLGAETAPLGSLGEAAALLDWGFALSPDASVGRLVTPDEKKRDRPVAAAPGERHGHAAEPSAAPLRTALGAGAAVVLAVLLLAAPWRRRAGARPADHPMPSPEPTVDRTPSEP; encoded by the coding sequence GTGACCGTCATTCGCATTGCCGCCGTGGCGCTCAGCGCCGTTCTCACCACGCCCGCCGTGGCGGCCGGGTCGTCGACCGCGGCCGCCGTGCCGTACGTGCCGTGTCCGGCCGTGAAGCCGCCCGTGGCCCCGCCCGCCGCCCCGTCGCCGCCACCGGTCAGCCCCGCCGACCTGGCCGTCGGGGGCGCGGCGCTGGCGACGGCGGGACTGTCCATTCCCGCCGGCGCGCCGACGGCGCCCGCGGTGACCGCCACCTCGTGGCTGGTGGCCGACCTGGACAGTGGCGCGGTGCTGGGTGGGTGCGGCCCACACGAGCGTCGCACGCCGGCCAGCGTGCAGAAGATGCTGCTGGCCGCCGCCCTGATGCCCCGCCTCGACCCGACCCAGACCGTCGAGGTGACCCGGGCGGACCTGCACGACCTCGACCCGGCCAGCTCGGTGATGGGGGTGGCCGAGGGCGGCCGCTACTCGATCGAGAGCCTGTGGCTCGGGCTCCTCCTCAGGTCCGGAAACGACGCGGCCAACGTGCTGGCCCGCGTCGGCGGCGGCGCCGCCGGGCGGCAGGGCGGCGTGCGGGCGATGAACGACGAGGCGCACCGGCTGGGCGCGAACCAGACCCACGCGGCGACACCCTCCGGTCTGGACGGCCCCGGCCAGTACACCAGCGCGTACGACCTGGCGCTGATCGCACGCGCCACGTACGCCCGCCCGGACTTCCGGCGGTACATCGCCACCCGGGCGGCGGAGATACCGGCCGGGTCGGGCACGCCGGGCCTCTCCCTGACCCACGACAACACCCTGCTGGACCACTACCCCGGCACGCTGGGCGGCAAGACGGGCTTCACCGACCTGGCCCGACAGACGTACGTGGGGGTGGCTGAACGCAACGGCCGGCGGCTGGCCGTGACCCTGCTCGGCGCGGAGACCGCGCCGCTGGGCAGCCTGGGCGAGGCGGCGGCCCTGCTCGACTGGGGCTTCGCCCTCTCCCCCGACGCCTCCGTCGGCCGCCTGGTCACCCCCGACGAGAAGAAGCGGGACCGCCCGGTCGCCGCAGCCCCGGGCGAGCGCCACGGCCACGCCGCGGAGCCTTCCGCGGCACCGCTGCGGACCGCGCTCGGCGCCGGCGCCGCCGTCGTGCTGGCCGTCCTGCTCCTGGCGGCCCCCTGGCGGCGGCGGGCCGGGGCGCGCCCGGCCGACCACCCGATGCCGAGCCCGGAACCCACGGTCGACCGGACCCCGTCCGAACCGTAG